In Arthrobacter alpinus, a single window of DNA contains:
- a CDS encoding zinc ribbon domain-containing protein — protein MAKAEPGEQMRLLDVAVLDGKLRGLDVQAKALKEDPRLPDLHSGLTVAKSDLVVLDTAVSDAQRALTKSEDDVAAVVARIERDEAKLNSGTGLSKDLMALQSEIESLTNRRGTLEDVELEAMEAFEEATAKAQAERELVAQMQSVLDEVLDEVRSKLGALKMERDAILAERTDLAATFAPDLMAIYDRSLAKYGVGAARLFHGKSEGSGMHLSAGDLVDIKKASPETIVMCPDSGAILVRSADWG, from the coding sequence ATGGCTAAGGCAGAACCGGGCGAGCAAATGCGCTTGCTGGACGTTGCGGTGCTTGACGGCAAACTACGGGGACTGGACGTCCAAGCCAAGGCTTTGAAGGAAGACCCCAGGCTTCCGGATCTGCATTCGGGTCTCACAGTGGCAAAAAGCGATCTCGTTGTCCTTGACACAGCCGTCAGCGACGCTCAGCGTGCGTTGACAAAGTCCGAGGACGATGTGGCGGCCGTCGTTGCCCGTATCGAACGCGACGAAGCGAAGCTCAATAGCGGAACCGGCCTGTCCAAGGACCTCATGGCGCTGCAAAGTGAAATTGAGTCACTGACCAACCGCCGCGGCACCCTGGAAGATGTTGAGCTTGAGGCCATGGAGGCTTTCGAGGAAGCAACTGCCAAGGCTCAGGCCGAACGCGAGCTCGTGGCACAAATGCAGAGCGTGCTCGATGAAGTTCTTGACGAGGTGCGCAGCAAGCTAGGGGCTTTGAAGATGGAACGCGATGCCATCTTGGCCGAGCGCACCGACTTGGCAGCAACCTTCGCCCCTGACCTGATGGCTATCTACGACCGCTCACTTGCCAAATACGGGGTGGGCGCAGCGCGCCTGTTCCACGGCAAGTCTGAAGGTTCCGGCATGCATCTGAGCGCTGGCGACCTCGTTGACATCAAGAAAGCCAGCCCGGAGACAATCGTGATGTGCCCCGATTCCGGTGCCATCTTGGTCCGCTCTGCGGACTGGGGATAA
- a CDS encoding YaaA family protein, translating to MLILLPPSEGKTPADAGSPVDLAELSFPELTGARQEVAVALAAVSAQEDALSHLGVGASLVHEVSRNTRLAREPAAPAHSIYSGVLFDALGYQSLTTPQKRKADAAVVVVSGLWGAVGFADRIPAYRLSMSVGLPGTGKLASYWKPKLAEAVSPHTEGHLLVDCRSSTYAAAWAPEPERTVAVNVFTERDGVRKVVSHFAKHTRGELARHLLTRRGKDPQTPAQLAKAAGEKWTVELIAGTARKPHALNIILAD from the coding sequence GTGCTAATTTTGCTTCCCCCTTCCGAGGGCAAGACTCCTGCCGATGCCGGCTCCCCCGTTGACCTTGCCGAATTGAGCTTTCCGGAGTTGACGGGTGCCCGCCAGGAAGTGGCCGTGGCCTTGGCTGCGGTGTCTGCCCAAGAGGACGCGCTCAGTCATCTGGGCGTCGGGGCGTCCTTGGTACACGAGGTCAGCCGCAATACGCGCTTGGCCCGCGAGCCTGCCGCACCGGCGCATAGTATTTACTCGGGCGTGCTGTTCGATGCCTTGGGCTACCAAAGCCTCACCACACCCCAAAAGCGCAAGGCCGACGCCGCCGTCGTTGTTGTCTCCGGGCTATGGGGCGCCGTCGGTTTTGCTGACAGGATTCCCGCCTACCGACTATCGATGTCCGTGGGGCTGCCGGGCACAGGAAAACTGGCCAGCTATTGGAAACCAAAGTTGGCTGAGGCAGTATCCCCGCACACCGAGGGTCATCTGCTGGTCGACTGCCGCTCCAGCACGTACGCAGCGGCGTGGGCGCCAGAGCCGGAACGGACCGTGGCGGTCAACGTCTTCACGGAGCGCGACGGCGTCCGCAAGGTGGTCTCACACTTTGCCAAGCACACCCGCGGCGAGCTGGCCCGGCACCTACTGACCCGCCGCGGCAAGGATCCCCAAACCCCTGCGCAATTGGCCAAGGCTGCCGGGGAGAAATGGACTGTGGAACTCATTGCTGGAACGGCCCGCAAGCCGCACGCACTGAACATCATCCTGGCGGACTAA
- a CDS encoding glyceraldehyde-3-phosphate dehydrogenase, translated as MVNTSDAVLDSWIERETMAEAMIPLIGKLYRENNVLTSIHGRSLINQSVISILKAHRFARQIDEVELPVEETLPLLQELAKLQLGAASLDLARLNASFKASAEESLEIFLRTELAEIVDGFGADERSSTDVVLYGFGRIGRLLARILIEHSGGGHGLRLRAIVVRKGGDMDLTKRASLLRRDSVHGPFNGTITVDHDRNIILANGTAVQVIYSDSPATIDYTSYGIHDALVVDNTGRWRDEEGLSQHLQSTGVARVLLTAPGKGALKNIVHGINHGTIAPEDKIVTAASCTTNAITPVLKVLNDKFGIVHGHVETVHSFTNDQNLTDNFHKGDRRGRSAALNMVLTETGAAKAVAKALPELEGKLTGNSIRVPTPNVSMAILHLTLENGTTKDEVNTYLRDISLHSGLRKQIDYIDSPEVVSSDFVGSRRAGIVDGLATISTEKNLVLYVWYDNEFGYSCQVVRVMEEMAGVHPRPFPSLEHAAAQLG; from the coding sequence GTGGTAAACACTAGCGACGCCGTCCTTGACTCCTGGATCGAGCGCGAGACCATGGCCGAGGCCATGATTCCGCTCATCGGCAAGCTGTACCGTGAAAACAACGTGCTCACCAGCATTCACGGCCGGTCACTGATCAATCAATCGGTCATCAGCATCCTGAAGGCCCACCGCTTCGCCCGTCAGATCGACGAGGTTGAACTGCCGGTGGAAGAAACACTGCCCCTGCTGCAAGAACTCGCCAAGCTGCAATTGGGTGCCGCCTCCCTTGACCTGGCCCGCCTCAACGCCAGTTTCAAGGCCTCGGCTGAGGAATCCCTGGAGATCTTCCTGCGGACCGAGCTGGCCGAGATCGTCGACGGGTTCGGCGCGGACGAGCGCAGCAGCACAGATGTTGTCCTCTACGGCTTTGGCCGCATTGGCCGCCTCCTGGCACGCATCCTCATTGAACACTCAGGCGGTGGCCACGGCCTGCGCTTGCGTGCCATAGTGGTGCGCAAGGGTGGCGACATGGACCTGACCAAGCGTGCCAGCCTGCTTCGCCGCGACTCCGTCCACGGACCCTTCAACGGCACCATCACCGTTGATCATGACCGCAACATCATCCTGGCCAATGGAACAGCAGTTCAGGTCATTTACTCTGACAGCCCTGCCACCATCGATTACACCAGCTACGGCATCCACGATGCCTTGGTGGTGGACAATACGGGCCGCTGGCGCGACGAGGAAGGCCTGTCGCAGCACCTGCAGAGCACGGGAGTTGCCAGGGTTCTCCTAACAGCTCCGGGCAAGGGTGCGCTGAAGAACATCGTGCACGGTATCAACCACGGCACCATCGCACCCGAAGACAAGATTGTCACGGCAGCCTCCTGCACCACCAACGCCATCACCCCGGTGCTGAAGGTGCTCAACGACAAATTCGGCATTGTCCACGGCCACGTCGAGACGGTTCACTCATTCACCAATGACCAAAACCTCACGGACAACTTCCACAAGGGAGACCGTCGCGGCCGTTCCGCAGCCCTGAACATGGTGCTGACCGAGACCGGGGCGGCCAAAGCAGTGGCCAAGGCCCTGCCCGAACTCGAGGGCAAGCTGACCGGCAACTCGATCCGCGTGCCAACCCCCAATGTGTCCATGGCAATCTTGCACCTGACGTTGGAAAACGGCACCACCAAGGATGAGGTCAACACCTACCTGCGGGACATCTCGCTGCACTCGGGGCTGCGCAAGCAGATCGACTACATCGATTCCCCCGAAGTGGTCTCCAGCGACTTTGTCGGCTCGCGCCGTGCAGGAATCGTGGACGGGCTGGCCACCATCAGCACCGAAAAGAATTTGGTGCTTTACGTCTGGTACGACAACGAGTTCGGCTACAGCTGCCAGGTGGTGCGCGTCATGGAGGAGATGGCAGGAGTTCACCCCCGCCCGTTCCCCAGCCTCGAGCACGCCGCCGCCCAGCTGGGCTAG
- a CDS encoding HNH endonuclease family protein codes for MARHAQVFRSQRSARQRHGRAPVRSAVVLALIVLVVLVGWLHSSGRWPFEANAGPPPKLTALPPAQGKPLVAVGPGTALALLETLEVKGKASGSDYQRSAFGEAWEDADANGCDTRNDVLRRDLQDVRYAENSPCLVASGLLAEPYTGTTVEFRRGKDSSGAVQIDHVVALGNAWRTGAAALTAVQRQSLANDPLNLMAVDGPANEEKSDGDAATWLPPAKKIRCHYVARQISVKAAYRLWVAPAEKAAMVRVLGLCPQQESLPSGYLP; via the coding sequence ATGGCACGGCATGCACAGGTTTTCCGATCCCAACGCTCCGCACGCCAGCGGCATGGACGGGCACCCGTCCGCTCCGCCGTTGTCCTGGCCCTGATCGTCCTGGTGGTGCTGGTTGGATGGCTGCACAGTTCCGGGCGTTGGCCCTTTGAAGCCAATGCCGGGCCGCCACCGAAGCTCACGGCACTGCCGCCGGCACAGGGAAAACCCCTTGTCGCAGTGGGCCCGGGCACCGCATTGGCCCTGCTGGAAACCCTGGAGGTCAAGGGGAAAGCTTCCGGCAGCGACTATCAGCGCAGTGCGTTTGGCGAGGCGTGGGAGGACGCCGACGCCAATGGCTGCGACACCCGCAATGACGTCCTGCGCCGGGACCTGCAGGATGTCAGGTACGCGGAAAACTCACCGTGCCTCGTTGCCTCGGGTCTGCTCGCCGAGCCGTACACAGGGACGACCGTAGAGTTCCGCCGGGGCAAGGACAGCAGCGGCGCCGTTCAGATCGATCACGTAGTGGCCCTTGGCAATGCTTGGCGAACGGGTGCAGCTGCCCTCACCGCCGTTCAACGCCAAAGTTTGGCCAATGACCCCTTGAACCTCATGGCTGTGGACGGCCCGGCCAATGAGGAGAAGTCCGACGGCGATGCTGCCACGTGGCTGCCTCCGGCCAAAAAGATCCGCTGCCATTATGTTGCCCGCCAAATCTCGGTCAAGGCCGCCTACCGCCTCTGGGTGGCACCCGCGGAGAAAGCCGCCATGGTGCGCGTTCTCGGCTTGTGTCCACAACAAGAAAGCCTGCCCTCCGGCTACCTCCCTTAA
- a CDS encoding peptide chain release factor 3: MSSPAQSPARATEISGQAERRRTFAVISHPDAGKSTLTEALALHAKVIGTAGATNGKSNRKDTVSDWQQMEKDRGISISSAALQFSYRDTVINLLDTPGHADFSEDTYRVLAAVDCAVMLVDAAKGLETQTMKLFEVCRQRNLPIITVINKWDRPGLDPLELMDEITARTGLTPMPLTWAIGIAGDFRGVWDVRRNEFAKFSRNSSGAQIALTEYLTPEQAANSEGSAWADSTDEASLVVDEANPLDLEAFYAGKATPLLFSSAALNFGVKQILDTLVDFAPPASPRADVTGTARPVDAPFSGFVFKVQAGMNQAHRDHVAFIRICSGKFERGMVVTQTRTGKSFATKYAQQVFGREREVIDTAFPGDVVGLVNASALRVGDSLFVEEAVEYPAIPLFAPEHFQVARSKDPSKYKQFRRGIEQLEHEGVIQVLRSDVRGDQAPVLAAVGPMQFEVVEDRMHHDFNAPMRLERLPYSLARLTTPEATATLANLHGAEVLERSDGEFLALFNDVWAMRRVEKNHPDLPLTEIGTTM; the protein is encoded by the coding sequence GTGTCCTCTCCGGCCCAGTCCCCCGCCCGCGCCACCGAAATTTCCGGCCAGGCGGAGCGTCGGCGTACCTTCGCCGTCATCTCTCACCCCGATGCTGGTAAGTCCACGCTGACAGAGGCACTCGCATTGCATGCCAAGGTCATCGGCACGGCCGGCGCCACGAACGGCAAGTCCAACCGCAAGGACACGGTCTCTGACTGGCAGCAGATGGAAAAGGACCGAGGCATCTCGATCAGCTCCGCGGCGCTGCAGTTCTCCTACCGGGACACTGTCATCAACCTCCTTGACACCCCTGGGCACGCCGACTTTTCCGAGGACACCTACCGTGTTCTGGCAGCGGTTGACTGCGCCGTCATGCTCGTCGATGCGGCCAAGGGACTGGAAACCCAGACCATGAAGCTGTTCGAGGTGTGCCGCCAGCGCAACCTTCCCATCATCACAGTCATTAACAAGTGGGACCGTCCGGGCCTGGACCCCTTGGAACTCATGGATGAGATCACCGCGCGCACCGGACTGACACCCATGCCGTTGACCTGGGCCATTGGCATCGCCGGCGATTTCCGCGGCGTCTGGGACGTCCGCCGCAACGAGTTCGCAAAGTTTTCCCGCAACAGCTCTGGCGCGCAGATCGCCCTGACCGAGTACCTAACCCCAGAACAGGCGGCGAACTCCGAAGGTTCCGCGTGGGCGGATTCCACTGATGAGGCCAGTCTGGTGGTGGACGAAGCCAACCCGCTGGATCTCGAGGCCTTCTACGCCGGCAAGGCCACCCCCCTTCTGTTTTCCTCAGCGGCCCTGAACTTCGGGGTCAAGCAGATCCTGGACACGTTGGTGGATTTCGCTCCGCCAGCCTCACCCCGCGCCGATGTGACCGGCACCGCCCGCCCCGTTGACGCGCCTTTCTCCGGATTCGTCTTCAAGGTCCAGGCCGGCATGAACCAGGCACACCGCGATCACGTGGCGTTCATTCGCATCTGTTCGGGCAAGTTTGAGCGGGGCATGGTTGTCACGCAGACCCGCACAGGCAAGTCCTTTGCCACGAAGTACGCCCAGCAGGTCTTTGGTCGCGAACGCGAAGTCATTGACACCGCTTTCCCGGGCGACGTCGTCGGCCTGGTCAACGCCTCCGCCCTGCGCGTGGGTGACAGCCTCTTCGTCGAGGAGGCTGTGGAGTACCCGGCAATCCCGTTGTTCGCGCCCGAGCACTTCCAGGTGGCACGCTCCAAGGACCCCAGCAAGTACAAGCAGTTCCGGCGCGGCATCGAACAGCTGGAGCACGAAGGCGTCATCCAGGTGCTCCGCTCGGACGTGCGCGGAGACCAGGCACCTGTACTGGCCGCTGTCGGCCCCATGCAGTTCGAGGTGGTCGAGGACCGCATGCACCACGACTTCAACGCCCCCATGCGTCTGGAGCGCCTTCCGTACTCCCTCGCCAGGCTGACGACGCCGGAGGCAACGGCCACGCTGGCCAACCTCCACGGCGCTGAGGTGCTGGAGCGCTCGGACGGCGAATTCCTTGCCCTCTTCAACGATGTTTGGGCCATGCGCCGCGTCGAGAAGAACCACCCGGATCTGCCGTTGACCGAAATCGGAACCACCATGTAG
- a CDS encoding acyltransferase domain-containing protein: MTLRTAMSPALTFEYLNIAQEDQAESLALLNAPASPAVEEVLAFLATQLGSSEESIPTLGTAENPVTELDWLSAMMRFVPAIVAWHGARGISEAISRATLADFGRNMAINRRVHNRFGMDTYKWLNQSFSGRIYQLGRLQYLIHQPKASIPGVDEGEWILGIHIPEDGGLSTAVVQDSLAQAASFFAEHFPDKPVRTANCESWLLDPYLRDHLNPESNIAAFAARFTPYGDPMDQPTDAVYFTFRTRSMENLDALPRTTALQRIVLERIDAGGSWQLGFGSLSLPR, from the coding sequence ATGACCTTGCGGACCGCCATGAGCCCAGCCCTGACGTTTGAATACCTCAACATTGCGCAAGAGGACCAGGCCGAGTCCCTCGCGTTGTTGAACGCTCCGGCTTCCCCCGCCGTTGAGGAAGTCCTGGCATTCTTGGCCACACAGTTGGGCAGTTCAGAGGAATCCATTCCCACACTGGGCACCGCCGAGAACCCCGTCACGGAATTGGATTGGCTCAGCGCCATGATGCGCTTTGTTCCGGCAATTGTTGCGTGGCACGGCGCGCGGGGCATTTCAGAGGCAATCTCACGCGCTACTTTGGCAGATTTTGGCCGCAATATGGCCATCAATCGCCGTGTTCACAACAGATTTGGCATGGACACCTACAAGTGGCTCAACCAGAGCTTTTCCGGCCGGATCTACCAGCTGGGCCGCCTGCAATACCTGATTCACCAACCCAAGGCGAGCATCCCCGGCGTCGACGAGGGGGAATGGATTCTTGGCATCCACATCCCCGAAGATGGTGGCTTGTCCACCGCCGTTGTTCAGGACAGCCTCGCCCAGGCTGCCTCATTCTTTGCCGAACACTTCCCAGACAAGCCGGTCCGCACGGCCAATTGTGAGTCATGGCTGCTGGACCCGTATCTACGGGACCATTTGAACCCGGAATCCAACATCGCGGCGTTTGCAGCCCGGTTCACTCCCTATGGTGACCCCATGGACCAGCCAACGGATGCCGTCTACTTCACCTTCCGTACGCGCAGTATGGAAAACCTGGACGCACTCCCCCGCACCACCGCATTGCAAAGGATTGTCCTGGAACGCATCGATGCCGGCGGTTCGTGGCAGCTGGGATTTGGTTCACTTTCCTTGCCGCGCTAA
- a CDS encoding sugar porter family MFS transporter: MSGTATPKSPTTPIPRKVIGLAVAGAVGGFLFGFDSSVVNGAVDALQDDFVLGDAVTGFAVAVALLGCAVGAYMAGRIADARGRIPAMKIGGVLFLVSALGTGFAFGVYDLIFWRLVGGLGIGLASVIAPAYISEISPRKHRGRLASLQQLAITIGIFAALLSDALFANAAGGAAQELWFGLPAWRWMFLAAAVPAVAYFLIALKLPESPRYLVLKGKEDEAAKVFKTIAPNEDAEISINEILDAVHADKLAARQGSLRGKRFGLMPVVWIGIILSMLQQFVGINVIFYYSTTLWKAVGFQEKDSLTISVVTAIVNILVTLVAIALVDKIGRRPILLVGSIGMALSLGTMALAFSAATGTGSEISLQGAWGPVALVAANVFVVSFGASWGPLVWVLLGEIFPSRIRARALGLAAAAQWIANFAITLTFPSMAAASLPLTYGMYALFAVASFFFVMFKIPETNGMSLEQAETLFDQKPKAAK; encoded by the coding sequence ATGTCCGGGACTGCTACGCCAAAATCACCAACAACGCCGATACCACGCAAGGTCATTGGACTTGCCGTCGCCGGCGCCGTGGGAGGATTCCTCTTCGGTTTTGATTCCTCGGTAGTTAACGGCGCCGTCGATGCCTTGCAAGATGATTTCGTCCTTGGCGATGCAGTCACAGGGTTCGCCGTCGCCGTGGCACTTTTGGGCTGTGCCGTTGGCGCCTACATGGCCGGGCGCATTGCAGACGCCAGGGGCCGCATCCCCGCCATGAAAATTGGTGGCGTGCTGTTCCTGGTCAGCGCACTGGGTACCGGCTTTGCTTTCGGAGTCTACGACCTGATCTTCTGGCGTCTGGTGGGAGGTTTGGGCATCGGTCTGGCCTCCGTCATTGCCCCGGCGTACATCTCTGAAATTTCGCCCCGTAAGCACCGTGGCCGGCTGGCCTCGCTGCAGCAGCTGGCCATCACGATCGGTATCTTTGCCGCGTTGCTCTCGGATGCCTTGTTCGCCAATGCCGCCGGTGGTGCCGCGCAGGAGCTGTGGTTTGGGCTGCCTGCCTGGCGCTGGATGTTCCTGGCTGCCGCCGTGCCCGCCGTCGCATACTTCCTTATCGCCTTGAAGCTGCCCGAATCCCCTCGCTACCTTGTCCTGAAGGGCAAGGAAGACGAGGCCGCCAAGGTCTTCAAGACCATTGCACCGAACGAAGACGCTGAAATCAGCATCAACGAAATCCTGGATGCTGTCCACGCAGATAAGTTGGCTGCACGCCAGGGCTCGCTGCGCGGCAAGCGCTTTGGCTTGATGCCGGTGGTGTGGATCGGCATCATCCTCTCCATGCTGCAGCAGTTCGTTGGCATCAATGTGATCTTCTACTACTCCACTACGTTGTGGAAGGCAGTCGGCTTCCAGGAAAAAGACTCGCTGACCATCTCCGTGGTGACGGCAATCGTCAACATCTTGGTCACCTTGGTAGCCATTGCCCTGGTCGACAAGATTGGCCGACGCCCCATCCTTCTGGTGGGTTCCATTGGCATGGCCCTTTCCTTGGGCACCATGGCTCTGGCGTTCTCCGCAGCAACGGGTACGGGCTCCGAAATCTCCCTGCAGGGCGCTTGGGGTCCGGTTGCCCTGGTCGCCGCCAACGTGTTTGTCGTCAGCTTTGGCGCTTCCTGGGGCCCGCTGGTATGGGTTCTCCTGGGTGAGATCTTCCCGTCACGCATTCGCGCCAGGGCCCTCGGCCTGGCCGCCGCTGCCCAGTGGATTGCGAACTTCGCCATCACCTTGACGTTCCCGTCCATGGCCGCGGCATCCTTGCCGCTGACCTACGGCATGTACGCGCTGTTCGCCGTGGCATCGTTCTTCTTCGTGATGTTCAAGATCCCGGAGACCAACGGCATGTCACTCGAACAGGCTGAGACCCTTTTCGATCAGAAGCCAAAGGCAGCCAAGTAG
- the def gene encoding peptide deformylase: MTIRPVTILGEPVLHRRADEVKAFDAELASLIADMHETMDAANGVGLAAPQIGVGLRIFTYKMENDDDVPSRGVVVNPTLTVGKISGNTPDPDDEVEGCLSVPGIDFPLKRAEWVRVRGFDAQGNPLDFEATGWFARCMQHEYDHLDGKLYVDRLNARYSKKARRSAKSLGWGVPGLTWMPGVDPDPFGH; the protein is encoded by the coding sequence ATGACCATCCGCCCCGTGACCATCTTGGGTGAGCCCGTTCTTCACCGCCGTGCCGATGAGGTCAAAGCCTTTGATGCGGAACTCGCGTCCCTCATCGCGGACATGCACGAGACCATGGACGCTGCCAACGGCGTTGGCCTGGCAGCACCCCAGATCGGCGTGGGTCTGCGCATCTTCACCTACAAGATGGAAAACGACGACGACGTCCCCTCCCGTGGCGTTGTTGTGAACCCCACGCTGACCGTTGGCAAGATCTCCGGCAACACCCCGGATCCCGATGACGAGGTAGAGGGATGCCTTTCCGTTCCGGGAATCGATTTTCCGCTCAAGCGCGCCGAATGGGTCCGGGTTCGCGGATTCGATGCGCAGGGCAATCCGCTGGACTTTGAGGCGACCGGCTGGTTTGCTCGCTGCATGCAGCATGAGTACGACCATCTGGACGGAAAGCTCTACGTGGATCGGCTCAACGCCCGCTACTCAAAAAAGGCCCGGCGCTCCGCCAAGAGCCTCGGCTGGGGTGTTCCGGGCCTGACGTGGATGCCCGGCGTGGATCCAGACCCGTTTGGTCACTAG
- the orn gene encoding oligoribonuclease, with translation MAITNERIVWIDCEMTGLDAENDALIEVAALVTDSELNILGEGVDVVIKPSDEALAQMGDFVRNMHTTSKLIDELADGTTMEDAQAQVLAYIREHVPVANKAPLAGNSIGTDKVFLVRDMPELVEHLHYRVIDVSTIKELSRRWYPRAYFQSPPKTGNHRALGDIKDSINELKYYREAVFVPAPGPDSKTAKKISAKF, from the coding sequence GTGGCTATTACTAATGAACGCATTGTGTGGATTGACTGTGAGATGACCGGCCTGGATGCCGAGAACGACGCCCTGATCGAGGTTGCGGCGCTCGTCACGGACTCCGAATTGAACATCTTGGGCGAGGGCGTTGACGTTGTCATCAAGCCCAGCGACGAGGCCTTGGCGCAGATGGGCGATTTTGTCCGCAACATGCACACCACCTCCAAGCTGATCGACGAGCTGGCCGATGGAACCACAATGGAAGACGCCCAGGCCCAGGTGCTGGCCTACATTCGTGAGCACGTGCCCGTTGCCAACAAGGCACCGCTGGCCGGCAACTCGATTGGCACCGACAAGGTGTTCCTGGTCCGCGACATGCCCGAGCTGGTGGAGCACCTGCACTACCGTGTCATCGATGTTTCCACCATCAAGGAGCTCTCCCGGCGTTGGTACCCGCGCGCCTACTTCCAGTCGCCCCCCAAGACCGGCAACCACCGGGCACTCGGGGACATCAAGGACAGCATCAACGAGCTTAAGTACTACCGCGAGGCAGTGTTCGTGCCGGCCCCGGGCCCGGATTCTAAGACCGCGAAAAAGATTTCTGCCAAGTTCTAG
- the mptB gene encoding polyprenol phosphomannose-dependent alpha 1,6 mannosyltransferase MptB — protein sequence MAALPSARRQPAASAPRPWIAVLEGFIGSVLILVGSVGVGWIANGSPMIRNSLVIAMRTEGAGVVTSTVLLTLGAMLLLRSWLRLGQSLINWGPGSLKTVVVAVIAWGAPMMLAVPIFSRDVYAYTGQGRLMAEGLNPYTYGISALSNWFMLGTDPSWAENRTPYGPLFLWLSRGVVALTGAQPDISVLLFRAIACIGVALCVIFVPKLAQLQGVNGARALWLSVANPLFLLSFVASAHNDALMVGLAVAGVYCAATRRGLLGVVLVTASIAVKPITIVLLPFIGLLWAGHAAGWGRRFLFWAATGSLSLAMLLLMGLPGNVGLGWTWALTDATPGYTGYSPSGFGGQMLEALGNLVGLDGMAIGNGFRSLLTVASMGVAAWLVLFGDPKQVVRRAGLAFAAVVLMAPIIQPWYILWFLPLVAATGIRNNWQIKVCYVVIGFFVVFGAQDQLFVWDFVKLQVGSGTLATAVAWTAVFYLLVLDVHTRKLLFSKESDVDALRSQPDTLTTVPRPPR from the coding sequence ATGGCAGCCCTGCCTTCCGCACGGCGGCAGCCGGCCGCGTCCGCGCCGAGACCGTGGATTGCTGTGCTCGAAGGCTTCATCGGCTCCGTCTTGATCCTGGTGGGCTCCGTAGGAGTTGGCTGGATTGCCAACGGTTCGCCCATGATTCGCAATTCCCTGGTCATCGCCATGCGCACCGAAGGCGCAGGCGTGGTGACCTCCACGGTTCTCTTGACGCTCGGAGCCATGCTCCTGCTGCGCTCATGGCTGCGCCTTGGCCAGAGCCTCATCAACTGGGGTCCCGGTTCCTTGAAAACCGTGGTGGTGGCGGTGATTGCCTGGGGCGCACCCATGATGCTGGCCGTGCCCATTTTCTCCCGCGATGTCTATGCCTACACAGGCCAGGGCAGGCTCATGGCGGAAGGGCTAAACCCTTACACCTACGGCATCTCGGCTCTCAGTAACTGGTTCATGTTGGGCACAGACCCCTCATGGGCGGAAAACCGCACACCCTATGGCCCCTTGTTTCTCTGGCTGAGCCGCGGCGTCGTGGCCTTGACGGGAGCGCAGCCGGACATTTCCGTGCTGCTGTTCCGGGCCATCGCATGCATCGGTGTGGCCCTGTGTGTGATCTTCGTGCCCAAGTTGGCGCAACTCCAAGGTGTGAACGGTGCCCGGGCCTTGTGGCTCTCGGTCGCCAACCCGCTGTTCCTTCTATCCTTTGTTGCCAGCGCTCACAACGACGCCTTGATGGTGGGCCTGGCTGTTGCGGGTGTTTACTGTGCCGCCACACGACGGGGATTGCTCGGCGTGGTTCTTGTCACTGCTTCGATCGCGGTCAAGCCCATAACAATTGTTTTGCTGCCGTTCATCGGCTTGTTATGGGCAGGTCACGCCGCAGGCTGGGGGCGCAGATTCCTCTTCTGGGCGGCCACCGGGTCACTTAGCCTGGCCATGCTGTTGCTCATGGGCCTGCCAGGGAATGTGGGGTTGGGCTGGACCTGGGCCCTTACCGACGCCACGCCCGGCTACACGGGCTATTCTCCTTCAGGATTTGGCGGTCAAATGCTTGAGGCGCTGGGCAACCTTGTGGGGCTCGATGGCATGGCCATAGGCAACGGGTTCCGCTCCTTGCTGACCGTGGCGAGCATGGGGGTCGCCGCCTGGTTGGTCCTCTTTGGTGACCCCAAGCAAGTGGTGCGCCGTGCCGGATTGGCGTTTGCCGCCGTGGTTCTTATGGCGCCCATCATTCAGCCCTGGTACATCCTGTGGTTCCTGCCGTTGGTGGCGGCGACGGGTATCCGCAACAACTGGCAGATCAAGGTTTGCTACGTGGTGATCGGCTTCTTTGTCGTATTCGGGGCCCAGGACCAGCTCTTCGTGTGGGACTTTGTGAAGCTGCAGGTCGGTTCCGGCACGCTGGCAACCGCTGTGGCATGGACCGCCGTGTTTTATCTGTTGGTGTTGGACGTCCACACCCGCAAGCTGCTCTTTAGCAAGGAATCAGACGTGGATGCCCTGCGTTCACAACCAGACACGCTCACAACAGTTCCACGGCCGCCAAGGTAG